One Campylobacter concisus DNA segment encodes these proteins:
- the pta gene encoding phosphate acetyltransferase gives MKSCYIFSDKNLAYLQEIIATKFKKVEIFKITPDENDKKNLINLNEKEFFLKFIDKFEELKAKSDFVVVVGCEGFSVFGKSELNLKLARNLNAPIFDENANELRALNLNSKLLVTNKFDEILSYEHEIITPFKFQSLLLKRAKMANKTVVLPESDDERILKATHIVLEKGAANIILLGLESEISKKAATLGLNLSKAKVIEPAQNELNKEFAKKIYELRKHKGVDEAKANALAKDKIYFGTMLIHEGIADALVSGATMSTADTIRPALQIIKTKPNVSVVSGAFFMALEEEILLFADCAVTPNPSSDELASITLSSAQTASAFGLSPKIAMLSYSTADSGSGADVEFVKEAAKKASELDANLKIAAPIQFDAAVDLSVASKKMPNSDVAGQANVFIFPNLNCGNICYKAVQRSANALAVGPILQGLKKPVNDLSRGCLVEDVVNTILISAIQAGE, from the coding sequence ATGAAAAGTTGTTACATTTTTTCAGACAAAAATCTAGCATATTTGCAGGAAATTATAGCTACAAAATTCAAAAAAGTTGAGATCTTTAAGATAACTCCAGACGAAAATGACAAAAAAAATCTAATAAATTTAAATGAAAAAGAGTTTTTTTTAAAATTTATAGATAAATTTGAAGAGTTAAAGGCCAAGAGCGACTTTGTCGTAGTCGTTGGCTGTGAGGGCTTTAGCGTCTTTGGCAAGAGCGAGCTAAATTTAAAGCTAGCTAGAAATTTAAACGCTCCAATCTTTGATGAAAACGCAAACGAGCTAAGGGCGCTAAATTTAAACTCAAAACTTCTAGTAACTAATAAATTTGATGAAATTTTAAGCTATGAGCACGAGATCATCACGCCATTTAAATTTCAAAGCTTGCTTCTAAAAAGAGCCAAAATGGCAAACAAGACCGTCGTTTTGCCAGAGAGTGATGATGAGAGAATTTTAAAAGCAACCCACATCGTGCTAGAAAAAGGTGCGGCAAATATCATCTTGCTAGGGCTTGAGAGCGAAATTTCAAAAAAGGCAGCCACTTTGGGGCTAAATTTAAGCAAAGCAAAGGTGATAGAGCCTGCGCAAAATGAGCTGAACAAAGAGTTTGCAAAGAAAATTTATGAGCTAAGAAAGCATAAAGGTGTCGATGAAGCCAAGGCAAACGCGCTTGCGAAAGACAAAATTTACTTTGGCACTATGCTCATACATGAAGGCATAGCAGACGCGCTTGTAAGTGGCGCTACGATGAGCACGGCTGATACTATCCGCCCAGCCCTTCAGATCATAAAAACAAAGCCAAATGTAAGTGTGGTAAGCGGGGCATTTTTCATGGCGCTTGAAGAGGAGATTTTACTCTTTGCAGACTGCGCCGTCACGCCAAATCCAAGCAGCGATGAGCTAGCTAGCATCACGCTAAGTAGCGCTCAAACGGCAAGTGCCTTTGGTCTTAGCCCAAAGATTGCTATGCTAAGCTACTCAACAGCTGATAGTGGCAGTGGGGCTGACGTGGAGTTTGTAAAAGAGGCTGCCAAAAAGGCGAGCGAGCTTGATGCGAATTTAAAGATCGCAGCGCCAATTCAGTTTGACGCGGCGGTTGATCTAAGCGTGGCTAGTAAAAAGATGCCAAATTCCGATGTCGCTGGGCAGGCAAATGTATTTATATTTCCAAATTTAAACTGCGGAAACATCTGCTACAAAGCAGTCCAACGAAGCGCAAACGCCCTAGCTGTGGGCCCAATCCTTCAAGGGCTAAAAAAACCAGTAAATGACCTAAGCCGCGGCTGTCTCGTCGAAGACGTGGTAAATACCATCTTAATAAGCGCGATACAAGCAGGAGAGTGA
- a CDS encoding acetate kinase encodes MRILVLNSGSSSIKFQLFEMQTKTSLASGLVEQIGSSSSRAVLKANGEVYEIKRFIKDHHDGLEAMNELFVTSNTLHDLSELDGIGHRIVHGGESFFSSMIVDESVIKKIEEISPLAPLHNPGHLAGIKNAMKESKNVPHVVVFDTVFHQSMPEYAYRYALPYDVCKAHHIRKYGFHGTSHRYVCKQAAKMLGIEFDKFNAISLHLGNGASACAVQNGKSIDTSMGLSPLEGLIMGTRSGDMDPAVVIYLLNIGVLKWNEIDNFLNKKSGLFGICGSSDMREVVAKMQNDERAKLAFDMFCYRVKKYIGSYYAILGRVDALIFTGGIGENAPNTRQKICDDLKHLGIHINHELNFSNERGERCIDEEGAKIKTLIIPTNEELEIAIETARVIKERTL; translated from the coding sequence ATGAGAATTTTAGTTTTAAACTCAGGTAGCAGCTCGATAAAATTTCAACTTTTTGAAATGCAGACAAAAACAAGCCTAGCAAGCGGTCTAGTCGAGCAAATCGGCAGCTCTAGCTCAAGGGCAGTGCTAAAAGCAAATGGCGAAGTTTATGAGATAAAACGCTTTATAAAAGACCACCACGACGGACTTGAAGCGATGAACGAGCTATTTGTCACTTCAAACACCTTGCACGATCTAAGTGAGCTTGACGGCATCGGACACAGGATAGTGCACGGCGGCGAGAGCTTTTTTAGCTCGATGATAGTTGATGAGAGCGTCATCAAAAAGATCGAGGAGATAAGCCCTCTTGCCCCACTTCACAACCCAGGTCACCTTGCTGGCATCAAAAATGCGATGAAAGAGAGTAAAAATGTCCCTCACGTGGTCGTTTTTGACACAGTTTTTCATCAAAGCATGCCAGAGTACGCCTACCGCTACGCCCTACCCTACGATGTTTGCAAGGCTCATCACATCAGAAAATATGGCTTTCACGGCACATCGCACAGATATGTCTGTAAGCAAGCGGCAAAAATGCTTGGCATAGAGTTTGATAAATTTAACGCTATCTCGCTTCACTTAGGCAACGGCGCCTCAGCTTGTGCTGTGCAAAATGGCAAAAGCATCGACACCTCGATGGGTCTTAGTCCACTTGAAGGTCTCATAATGGGCACAAGAAGCGGCGATATGGACCCAGCCGTAGTCATCTACCTACTAAATATCGGCGTTTTAAAGTGGAACGAGATCGATAACTTCTTAAATAAAAAGAGCGGACTTTTTGGAATTTGTGGCTCAAGCGACATGAGAGAGGTCGTAGCTAAGATGCAAAACGACGAGCGCGCAAAGCTTGCATTTGATATGTTTTGCTACCGAGTGAAAAAGTATATCGGCTCATACTACGCCATTTTGGGGCGCGTTGATGCGCTTATATTTACTGGCGGCATCGGCGAAAATGCGCCAAATACAAGGCAAAAAATTTGTGACGATCTAAAGCATCTTGGCATCCACATCAACCACGAGCTAAATTTCTCAAACGAGCGAGGCGAGAGGTGCATAGATGAAGAAGGCGCTAAGATAAAAACGCTCATCATCCCAACCAACGAAGAGCTTGAGATCGCCATAGAGACAGCCAGAGTGATAAAAGAGAGAACGCTTTAA
- a CDS encoding tyrosine-type recombinase/integrase: MKFPLDCKDSFESSFIFWLTRYVKFKLSSLSNKELRDPKALASVNFALSREIKNIEQLDGLVKSARNAGLTGINTYFNPLKKIYETMKFYELGSLKQIDEELLSEILASTTGGLSDASKKNYRISVINFFAFLDKQNEEDGKAHVFDINLKNWGGVSGNKGQKLPEFMGEEEVKKFLDAIEESDFKQNSNRNKLIIKVIIFTGIRVSEALNLKRKDITEDGDLFIIRIRGKGNKYRIVMIKRHLIEAHLNAIAINYINKEGYLFINKKGTRLTQAYVSRIVEQILFKAGIRKEKNGAHMLRHTFATMLYKKQKDLVLVQEALGHASLNTSRIYTHFDSDKLKLAAKVAEDLAGE; encoded by the coding sequence ATGAAATTTCCACTTGACTGCAAAGATAGTTTTGAGAGCTCATTTATATTTTGGCTAACTCGCTATGTCAAATTTAAGCTTAGCTCGCTTTCAAACAAGGAGCTAAGGGACCCAAAAGCGCTTGCAAGTGTAAATTTCGCCCTAAGCCGCGAGATAAAAAACATAGAGCAGCTTGATGGGCTGGTAAAAAGCGCTAGAAATGCAGGACTAACTGGCATAAATACCTACTTTAATCCGCTTAAAAAGATATACGAGACGATGAAATTTTATGAGCTTGGCAGCCTAAAACAGATAGATGAAGAGCTGTTAAGTGAAATTTTAGCAAGCACAACTGGCGGACTAAGCGATGCGAGCAAGAAAAACTACAGAATTTCAGTGATAAATTTCTTTGCCTTTTTAGACAAGCAAAACGAAGAAGACGGCAAGGCTCATGTTTTTGATATAAATTTAAAAAACTGGGGCGGCGTTAGTGGTAACAAAGGGCAAAAGCTGCCTGAGTTTATGGGCGAAGAGGAGGTTAAGAAATTTCTTGATGCAATCGAGGAGAGCGACTTTAAGCAAAACTCAAACCGCAACAAGCTCATCATCAAGGTCATTATCTTTACTGGCATTCGTGTGAGCGAGGCACTAAATTTAAAGAGAAAAGATATCACCGAAGATGGCGATCTTTTTATCATTAGAATTCGTGGCAAAGGCAACAAATACCGCATCGTTATGATAAAGCGCCACCTAATCGAAGCTCACCTAAACGCAATCGCCATAAACTACATCAATAAAGAGGGCTACCTTTTTATAAATAAAAAAGGCACGAGGCTCACGCAGGCTTATGTTAGCCGCATAGTGGAGCAAATTTTATTTAAAGCAGGTATCAGAAAAGAGAAAAACGGCGCTCATATGCTGCGCCACACCTTTGCAACGATGCTTTATAAAAAGCAAAAAGACCTTGTGCTAGTGCAAGAAGCTCTTGGACATGCAAGCCTAAATACCTCAAGAATTTACACGCACTTTGATAGTGATAAGCTAAAACTTGCTGCAAAAGTGGCTGAAGACTTGGCTGGCGAGTAA
- a CDS encoding TM2 domain-containing protein encodes MNASSVIAMLQDKLPKNHAQLKTLEDKLNSFDETKINDLVSKIPQLNLKSPTIVFWVGSFVFGVLGVNRFMIGQTALGLAKLALFILYIVFIFLFSKVIISVDEWITPEEMLYLMDLAKTYSKIISIFEIIIIIWWVIDLFITDKSVRKQNLEKISKAIDE; translated from the coding sequence ATGAACGCAAGTTCTGTTATAGCAATGCTGCAAGACAAGCTACCAAAAAATCATGCTCAGCTAAAAACATTAGAAGACAAGCTCAACTCTTTTGATGAAACAAAAATAAATGATCTGGTTTCAAAAATCCCACAGCTTAACTTAAAATCACCTACGATTGTCTTTTGGGTGGGTAGCTTCGTCTTTGGAGTGCTTGGCGTAAATCGCTTTATGATAGGACAAACTGCCCTTGGTCTAGCAAAGCTTGCTCTTTTTATTTTATATATAGTTTTTATTTTCTTATTTTCTAAGGTAATAATTTCTGTAGACGAATGGATAACCCCTGAAGAAATGCTATATTTAATGGATTTGGCTAAAACATATTCTAAGATTATCAGCATTTTTGAAATTATTATAATCATATGGTGGGTCATCGATCTTTTTATCACTGATAAGAGCGTAAGAAAGCAAAATTTAGAAAAGATATCAAAGGCGATAGACGAGTGA
- a CDS encoding Mur ligase family protein — MSIFLSLSTVLFIFALAFYVITCFQWFSYRPERVLFHFTKPAWHVFFFIVPLVLFYTTGKWFFIYFYFALLPALYLWHKKLDKKLVFTGRIKHFFVILACAIILNYALNFIIHKAFLAPMPLFVLVVSLFFSEILEKIKFQGFKNKALKKLGANKELKIILITASYGKTSIKNFLFEILKDSFACYKTPRSVNTMAGIIKDINENLSEQTQIYIAEAGARLKGDILEITKFLNPQIVIVGEIGAQHIEYFKTLDNIRATKLEALQSARLQMAFLHSSTKKEASENVEIYDESLKEINANLDGISFTLDGKSYASPLLGKFNATNLAVCVKVARYLKMSDEAINSALSKMKNVEHRLSKIEAGGKLIIDDSFNGNFSGMSASYELVSTYAGRKVLLTPGIVESDAEQNANLAKVINEIFDLVIITSSLNAEVLLKHIVKPKIIILKDKNKMQEILAQNTHAGDLILFSNDAPSFI, encoded by the coding sequence ATGAGTATATTTTTAAGTCTAAGCACAGTTTTATTTATCTTTGCACTTGCTTTTTATGTGATCACTTGCTTTCAGTGGTTTTCATATAGGCCTGAGCGCGTGCTCTTTCACTTCACAAAGCCCGCTTGGCATGTCTTTTTCTTCATCGTGCCGCTGGTGCTATTTTACACGACTGGCAAGTGGTTTTTTATCTACTTTTACTTTGCGCTTTTGCCAGCTCTTTATCTGTGGCATAAAAAACTTGATAAAAAGCTAGTCTTTACTGGTAGGATCAAGCACTTTTTTGTGATCCTTGCTTGCGCCATCATCTTAAATTACGCTTTAAATTTCATCATCCACAAGGCGTTTTTGGCTCCTATGCCGCTTTTTGTCTTGGTCGTGAGCCTATTTTTTAGTGAAATTTTAGAAAAAATCAAATTTCAAGGCTTTAAAAACAAGGCGCTTAAAAAACTAGGCGCAAACAAAGAGCTAAAGATCATTTTGATCACAGCAAGCTACGGCAAAACGAGCATCAAAAATTTCTTATTTGAAATTTTAAAAGATAGCTTTGCCTGTTATAAAACGCCTCGCAGCGTAAATACAATGGCTGGTATCATCAAAGATATCAATGAAAATTTAAGCGAGCAAACGCAAATTTACATCGCAGAAGCAGGCGCTAGGCTAAAGGGCGACATCCTAGAGATCACTAAATTTCTAAATCCGCAAATCGTCATCGTTGGCGAGATCGGCGCTCAGCACATAGAGTACTTTAAAACGCTTGATAATATCCGCGCGACAAAGCTCGAGGCGTTGCAAAGCGCTCGCTTACAAATGGCATTTTTACATAGCTCGACAAAAAAAGAGGCAAGCGAAAATGTGGAAATTTACGATGAAAGTCTAAAAGAAATAAATGCAAATTTAGATGGAATTTCATTTACGCTTGATGGCAAGAGCTACGCTTCGCCGCTTCTTGGCAAATTTAACGCTACAAATTTAGCCGTCTGCGTCAAAGTCGCAAGATACCTAAAAATGAGCGATGAAGCGATAAATAGTGCGCTATCTAAGATGAAAAACGTCGAGCACCGCCTAAGCAAGATCGAGGCTGGCGGCAAGCTGATAATCGATGATAGCTTTAATGGAAATTTCTCAGGAATGAGCGCAAGCTACGAGCTAGTAAGTACTTACGCTGGCAGAAAAGTGCTGCTAACGCCTGGTATCGTCGAGAGCGATGCAGAGCAAAATGCAAATTTAGCCAAGGTGATAAATGAAATTTTCGACCTTGTCATCATCACAAGCTCACTAAACGCCGAAGTCTTGTTAAAACACATCGTAAAACCAAAGATCATCATCCTAAAGGACAAGAATAAAATGCAAGAAATTTTAGCCCAAAACACGCACGCTGGCGATCTTATACTATTTTCAAATGACGCACCGAGTTTTATATGA
- a CDS encoding alpha/beta fold hydrolase, translating into MASRAVKYGSDEYEISYEVVNPKCKKVVLFLHGWGANKEIMKKAFGSYLSEFCHVYIDMPGFGKSSIFKPLKTSDYAKIIANFCDELGIKPDIIAGHSFGGKVATLLKPPYLVLLSSAGIVVKKPFIVRAKIAIFKILKIFGFGKFYKLFATKDVSGMSRVMYETLKNVVDEDFTKHFADFGGRAFIFWGENDKATPVTSGESIDRLIKNSSFFPLSGDHFFFLLHAKFISDEIEKGINFEPNEAKNVVLDDDESGIEEIR; encoded by the coding sequence ATGGCGAGTAGGGCAGTCAAATACGGCTCAGACGAGTACGAGATCAGCTACGAAGTAGTAAATCCAAAATGCAAAAAAGTAGTGCTCTTCTTGCACGGCTGGGGCGCAAACAAAGAGATAATGAAAAAGGCTTTTGGCTCATATCTAAGCGAGTTTTGTCACGTATATATCGACATGCCAGGCTTTGGCAAAAGCTCCATTTTTAAGCCTTTAAAAACAAGTGACTACGCAAAAATCATTGCAAATTTCTGTGACGAGCTTGGCATAAAACCAGACATCATCGCAGGACACAGCTTTGGTGGTAAGGTCGCAACACTTCTAAAACCACCATATCTAGTGCTTTTAAGCTCTGCTGGTATAGTCGTCAAAAAGCCATTTATCGTGCGAGCAAAGATAGCAATTTTTAAAATTTTAAAGATATTTGGCTTTGGTAAATTTTATAAACTCTTTGCCACAAAAGATGTGAGCGGTATGAGTAGAGTTATGTATGAAACCCTAAAAAACGTCGTTGATGAGGATTTTACAAAGCATTTTGCTGACTTTGGGGGCAGGGCTTTTATATTTTGGGGAGAAAATGACAAGGCAACGCCTGTAACAAGCGGCGAGAGCATAGATAGGCTTATCAAAAATAGCTCATTTTTCCCACTTAGTGGCGATCATTTTTTCTTTTTGCTCCACGCTAAATTTATAAGTGATGAGATAGAAAAAGGGATAAATTTTGAGCCAAATGAAGCAAAAAATGTCGTGCTAGATGACGATGAGAGCGGGATCGAGGAGATAAGATGA
- a CDS encoding type II toxin-antitoxin system Phd/YefM family antitoxin encodes MVTFTKDEIYTATEVVRNFSSVLSRVGASELKRAVIVKNNKFEAVLLNMEEYERLCEAVSVLESIYAAKKRENDGE; translated from the coding sequence ATGGTAACTTTTACAAAAGATGAAATTTATACAGCAACCGAGGTTGTTAGAAATTTTAGCTCAGTGCTTTCACGTGTGGGAGCTAGCGAGCTAAAGCGCGCTGTCATCGTTAAAAACAATAAATTTGAAGCAGTCCTTTTAAATATGGAGGAGTATGAGCGCCTTTGCGAAGCTGTAAGCGTGCTTGAGAGCATTTACGCTGCTAAAAAGAGAGAAAACGATGGCGAGTAG
- a CDS encoding D-alanine--D-alanine ligase produces the protein MNLGVIFGAKSFEHEISIVSAIVLKNVLKQELKFIFCDANRDFYLIEQKDMRANFFSSGKYKSSKKLSLAKGGFYAHSLFGANKVECDVVINLIHGMDGEDGKIAALFDFYGVKYIGPRLEASALSYNKELTKFLAQKAGVKALDYEMLTRQSEPKFHYPIILKPARLGSSIGVSVVHDDSELAYAKDVAFEFDKDVLVEPFIKGVKEYNLAGCRIDGKIKFSIVEEPKKKEFLDYEQKYLSFSNENKVKEAEISEELKQKLKFNFSKIYDCGFDGAIIRCDFFVIDDEVYLNEINPNPGSLANYLFEDFESTLNALANSLPKEREIKIDYKFINSITSVKGSGKL, from the coding sequence ATGAATTTAGGCGTGATATTTGGGGCAAAGAGTTTTGAGCATGAGATAAGCATAGTAAGCGCGATAGTTTTAAAAAACGTCCTAAAACAGGAGCTGAAATTTATATTTTGCGATGCAAACAGGGACTTTTACCTGATCGAGCAAAAAGATATGAGGGCAAATTTCTTTAGCTCTGGCAAATACAAAAGCTCAAAGAAGCTATCTTTAGCAAAGGGCGGCTTTTATGCGCACTCACTTTTTGGCGCAAATAAAGTTGAATGTGATGTCGTTATAAATTTGATCCACGGCATGGACGGAGAAGATGGCAAGATAGCGGCACTTTTTGACTTTTACGGGGTCAAATATATAGGTCCAAGGCTTGAAGCAAGCGCGCTTAGCTACAACAAAGAGCTTACTAAATTTCTAGCACAAAAGGCTGGTGTAAAGGCGCTTGACTATGAGATGCTAACTCGTCAAAGTGAGCCAAAATTTCACTATCCTATTATATTAAAGCCAGCAAGGCTAGGCAGCAGCATCGGCGTGAGCGTCGTGCATGATGATAGTGAGCTTGCCTACGCAAAAGACGTGGCGTTTGAATTTGACAAAGATGTTTTAGTAGAGCCCTTTATAAAAGGCGTCAAAGAGTATAACTTAGCTGGCTGCAGGATCGATGGAAAGATCAAATTTTCTATCGTCGAAGAGCCAAAAAAGAAAGAATTTCTTGACTACGAGCAAAAATATCTAAGTTTTTCAAATGAAAACAAGGTAAAAGAGGCAGAAATTTCTGAAGAGCTAAAACAAAAGCTTAAATTTAACTTTTCTAAAATTTATGATTGTGGATTTGACGGAGCGATCATTAGATGCGACTTTTTCGTGATAGATGACGAGGTCTATCTAAATGAGATCAATCCAAACCCAGGCAGCCTTGCAAACTATCTATTTGAGGACTTTGAGAGCACGCTAAATGCCCTTGCAAACTCACTTCCAAAAGAGCGTGAGATAAAGATTGATTATAAATTTATAAACTCTATCACTTCGGTAAAAGGTAGCGGCAAGCTCTAG
- the ruvA gene encoding Holliday junction branch migration protein RuvA yields the protein MIKAIEGVVTKKEPAFAILKTNSGVSYGIFISLFCSAKLSKGEKVELAITQIIREDANLLYGFLDANEQKMFEMLIKLNGIGASTAMAVCSSLSSQAFTNAIISGDADTFKSVPGIGPKTARRIIAELSDAKLISDESVPSYQNEALLALEALGFKREKIVKILPDCKSENTSDLIKEALKKLG from the coding sequence ATGATAAAAGCAATCGAAGGCGTCGTTACAAAAAAAGAGCCTGCATTTGCCATACTTAAGACAAATAGCGGCGTAAGTTATGGGATTTTCATCTCGCTTTTTTGCTCAGCAAAACTTAGTAAAGGCGAAAAAGTCGAGCTTGCCATAACGCAGATCATAAGAGAGGACGCAAATTTACTCTACGGCTTTTTAGACGCAAACGAGCAAAAGATGTTTGAGATGCTTATCAAGCTAAATGGGATAGGGGCTAGCACAGCGATGGCGGTTTGCTCAAGCCTTAGCTCGCAGGCATTTACAAACGCCATAATAAGCGGCGACGCAGACACTTTTAAAAGCGTGCCAGGCATCGGACCAAAGACAGCTAGGCGCATAATAGCCGAGCTAAGTGATGCAAAACTAATAAGCGACGAGAGCGTGCCAAGCTACCAAAATGAGGCACTTTTGGCACTTGAGGCGCTTGGCTTTAAGCGTGAGAAGATAGTAAAAATTTTGCCTGATTGTAAGAGTGAAAACACGAGCGATCTTATAAAAGAGGCACTTAAAAAACTAGGATAA
- a CDS encoding flagellar assembly protein A — protein sequence MSENVQENERFLPPTQIQTSTPYLSLKELSKQYSVPVEFIDFKLSNILTYYKNKDNVEPVFVPEENLSFFDDNTFYLDETLEIEQVYDVEFFDVRLNATPKLPKIDIGVNSTITKVIAKVRASKECEYEQHYEDKLYEYIAKQLMKAQILIGIRIGKLKEELKQIASIIHVKGELDKDYTLNLTQGINPKKAIDAKIIYYYKDKLDDIKEEDKVDYADRGFVFGVAKDEVIMEEKKSHEGANGRDVRGKLIEVPKPQEDSGKEISISENIERVENDESVKYIAKKAGYVVEKNGSFDIEERIEINEANFKTTGSIQAGTDTNVTLVVRETDTIKDAIGTGIIVEADEIEVKGNVGANAMVKANDVNIGGQTHQKAKIYAKHAKISIHIGKVEAESVEIDRLEGGTVIAKRVKINSVVGGSITAQNIQIDTLGSNCTITASHLIDVRYLKGTDNKFIIDASKMPESAEATQDQLSKIESTKLELSTLLKNIESKKNVINENKDSIYTIKAKIEELSKAKVIPPVTFMKKLKEYQGLVNEYNTLLRIFKEKKELLSDLKDELEMMQNGIFSAKVINRGNWIELNEIRFVIVDPPQNVTYVSKQNETAHVITLDKFDNGGEVEYKIKKSNKLEDYADINFMEQKVK from the coding sequence TGCAAGAAAACGAGAGATTTTTACCGCCAACGCAAATTCAAACTTCAACACCTTATCTATCGCTTAAAGAGCTAAGCAAACAATACAGCGTGCCGGTAGAATTTATAGATTTTAAACTCTCAAATATCTTAACTTACTATAAAAATAAAGATAACGTCGAGCCAGTTTTTGTCCCTGAAGAAAATTTAAGCTTTTTTGATGACAACACATTTTATCTTGACGAGACGCTAGAGATCGAGCAGGTCTATGACGTGGAGTTTTTTGACGTGAGGCTAAATGCCACGCCAAAGCTACCAAAGATTGATATAGGCGTAAATTCAACCATCACAAAGGTTATCGCAAAGGTTAGAGCGAGCAAAGAGTGCGAATATGAGCAGCACTACGAAGATAAGCTTTATGAATACATCGCCAAACAGCTTATGAAGGCTCAAATTTTAATAGGCATAAGGATCGGCAAGCTAAAAGAGGAGCTAAAGCAAATCGCCTCGATAATCCACGTAAAAGGCGAGCTTGACAAGGACTACACGCTAAATTTAACCCAAGGCATCAACCCTAAAAAGGCGATCGATGCTAAGATCATCTACTACTACAAAGATAAACTTGATGATATAAAAGAAGAAGATAAGGTTGATTACGCTGATAGGGGCTTTGTCTTTGGCGTGGCAAAAGATGAAGTGATAATGGAGGAGAAAAAGTCTCACGAGGGGGCAAATGGACGCGACGTAAGAGGCAAGCTCATAGAGGTGCCAAAACCACAAGAAGATAGCGGAAAAGAGATCAGTATAAGCGAAAACATAGAGCGTGTTGAAAACGACGAAAGTGTGAAATACATCGCTAAAAAAGCAGGCTACGTGGTCGAGAAAAACGGCTCTTTTGACATCGAAGAGCGCATAGAGATAAATGAAGCAAATTTTAAAACGACTGGCTCTATCCAAGCAGGCACCGACACAAACGTCACATTAGTAGTTCGTGAGACTGACACGATAAAAGACGCTATCGGCACTGGCATCATCGTTGAGGCTGATGAGATCGAAGTAAAGGGAAATGTCGGCGCAAATGCGATGGTCAAGGCAAACGATGTAAATATCGGCGGTCAAACTCACCAAAAGGCTAAAATTTACGCCAAACACGCCAAAATTTCTATCCATATAGGCAAGGTTGAGGCTGAAAGCGTCGAGATAGATAGGCTAGAAGGTGGCACGGTCATAGCAAAAAGAGTAAAGATAAATAGCGTAGTTGGTGGCTCGATAACGGCTCAAAACATCCAGATAGACACGCTTGGCTCAAACTGCACCATCACAGCCTCGCACCTAATCGACGTTAGATATCTAAAAGGCACTGATAATAAATTTATCATCGACGCTAGTAAGATGCCTGAGAGTGCGGAGGCTACGCAAGATCAGCTAAGCAAGATAGAGAGCACCAAGCTTGAACTCTCAACACTTCTTAAAAATATAGAGAGCAAGAAAAATGTCATCAACGAGAACAAAGACTCGATATATACGATAAAAGCTAAGATCGAAGAGCTCTCAAAAGCCAAAGTGATACCGCCAGTTACATTTATGAAAAAGTTAAAAGAGTATCAAGGGCTCGTTAATGAATACAACACCTTGCTTAGAATTTTTAAAGAGAAAAAAGAGCTGCTTTCTGATCTAAAAGATGAGCTTGAGATGATGCAAAATGGCATATTCTCAGCCAAAGTGATAAACAGAGGCAACTGGATCGAGCTAAATGAGATAAGATTTGTCATCGTCGATCCTCCACAAAACGTCACCTACGTCTCGAAGCAAAACGAGACCGCTCACGTCATCACGCTAGATAAATTTGATAACGGCGGCGAGGTCGAATACAAGATCAAAAAGTCAAACAAACTTGAAGACTACGCGGATATAAATTTCATGGAACAAAAGGTTAAATGA